The following are from one region of the Capsicum annuum cultivar UCD-10X-F1 chromosome 1, UCD10Xv1.1, whole genome shotgun sequence genome:
- the LOC107874120 gene encoding protein DETOXIFICATION 42 isoform X2 has translation MDEKEVLRSEDVKSPLSLFFRDIRSVFKLDELGQEIRRIALPAALALTADPIASLIDTAFIGHIGAIEQAAVGVSIAVFNQASKIAIFPLVSVTTSFVAEEDAITKASQNLLGDESAEQNEGDAEALENESPSNSERKSLIPKNDSEGILCKSENIATSFEIMKSKPEKRHIPSASSALIIGAILGVVQAAFLIAGAEPVLKFMGVKPGSSMSKPAEDYLRLRSLGAPAVLLSLAMQGVFRGFKDTKTPLFATVAGDLANIILDPIFIFVFRLGVRGAAIAHVISQYLISVILFWRLVEKVDIVPPTLKYLQFSRFLTNGFLLLVRVIAATFCVTLAASLAARLGPTQMAAFQVCLQVWLATSLLADGLAVAGQAILASSFAQKDFSRCTAAASRVLQLGVVLGLVLALILGVGLHFGARVFTKDVHVLHLIGIGVPFVAATQPINCLAFVFDGVNFGVSDFSYSAYSMDRHRDRPMEVPQELKASVRQLTYYFHTVNLYSNLKFLIRTKES, from the exons ATGGATGAGAAAGAGGTTCTACGTTCAGAGGATGTTAAAAGCCCACTATCCCTATTTTTCAGAGATATAAG atcagtttttaaattgGATGAGCTTGGCCAAGAAATACGAAGGATTGCCTTACCTGCTGCACTAGCTTTAACAGCAGATCCAATTGCATCTTTGATTGATACAGCTTTCATTGGCCATATAG GTGCAATTGAGCAGGCTGCTGTAGGAGTTTCAATTGCTGTATTCAATCAAGCATCTAAGATTGCAATATTTCCCCTAGTCAGCGTAACAACGTCTTTCGTTGCTGAGGAAGATGCGATCACGAAAGCAAGCCAAAACCTGCTAGGTGATGAAAGTGCGGAGCAGAATGAAGGAGATGCTGAAGCACTGGAAAACGAGTCACCATCAAACAGTGAAAGAAAAAGTCTAATACCTAAAAATG ATTCTGAAGGGATTCTATGCAAGTCTGAAAACATTGCTACTAGctttgaaataatgaaatctaAGCCCGAAAAGAGACACATTCCTTCCGCCTCGTCTGCATTGATCATTGGTGCTATCCTTGGTGTCGTCCAAGCAGCATTTCTAATTGCTGGAGCAGAACCTGTACTAAAATTCATGGGGGTCAAACCT GGCTCATCTATGTCAAAACCAGCAGAAGATTACCTGAGATTGAGGTCACTTGGTGCACCAGCAGTTCTCCTCTCATTAGCCATGCAAGGGGTATTTCGAGGATTTAAAGACACAAAAACTCCACTCTTTGCAACTG TGGCTGGCGATTTGGCAAATATAATTTTGGACCCTATATTCATCTTTGTTTTTCGCCTCGGTGTCAGAGGTGCTGCAATCGCTCATGTAATTTCTCA GTACCTAATTTCAGTTATACTGTTTTGGAGACTAGTGGAAAAGGTTGATATCGTACCTCCTACACTCAAGTATCTTCAGTTCAGTCGATTTCTTACCAATG GCTTCCTTTTGTTAGTGAGGGTCATAGCAGCAACATTCTGTGTAACATTAGCTGCATCATTGGCTGCAAGGTTAGGACCGACACAAATGGCTGCATTTCAGGTCTGCTTGCAGGTTTGGCTAGCTACATCTCTTCTAGCTGATGGGTTAGCTGTAGCTGGGCAG GCAATACTAGCAAGTTCATTTGCTCAAAAGGACTTCAGTAGGTGTACTGCAGCAGCATCAAGGGTATTACAG TTGGGAGTAGTTTTAGGGTTGGTACTAGCACTCATTCTTGGAGTTGGTTTACACTTTGGAGCAAGAGTCTTTACAAAAGATGTCCATGTCCTGCACCTAATTGGCATTGGCGTTCCG TTTGTCGCTGCAACCCAACCAATCAATTGCCTCGCCTTTGTCTTTGATGGTGTAAACTTTGGCGTATCCGACTTTTCATATTCTGCATACTCGATG GATAGGCACAGGGACAGGCCCATGGAAGTTCCTCAGGAGCTGAAAGCTTCTGTTAGACAATTAACATATTACTTTCATACAGTAAATTTGTACAGTAACCTTAAGTTCCTTATAAGGACCAAAGAAAGTTAA
- the LOC107874120 gene encoding protein DETOXIFICATION 42 isoform X1, with protein sequence MDEKEVLRSEDVKSPLSLFFRDIRSVFKLDELGQEIRRIALPAALALTADPIASLIDTAFIGHIGAIEQAAVGVSIAVFNQASKIAIFPLVSVTTSFVAEEDAITKASQNLLGDESAEQNEGDAEALENESPSNSERKSLIPKNDSEGILCKSENIATSFEIMKSKPEKRHIPSASSALIIGAILGVVQAAFLIAGAEPVLKFMGVKPGSSMSKPAEDYLRLRSLGAPAVLLSLAMQGVFRGFKDTKTPLFATVAGDLANIILDPIFIFVFRLGVRGAAIAHVISQYLISVILFWRLVEKVDIVPPTLKYLQFSRFLTNGFLLLVRVIAATFCVTLAASLAARLGPTQMAAFQVCLQVWLATSLLADGLAVAGQAILASSFAQKDFSRCTAAASRVLQLGVVLGLVLALILGVGLHFGARVFTKDVHVLHLIGIGVPFVAATQPINCLAFVFDGVNFGVSDFSYSAYSMLTLALFSIVFLLILSSSFGYIGIWVALTIYMSLRALAGFGRIGTGTGPWKFLRS encoded by the exons ATGGATGAGAAAGAGGTTCTACGTTCAGAGGATGTTAAAAGCCCACTATCCCTATTTTTCAGAGATATAAG atcagtttttaaattgGATGAGCTTGGCCAAGAAATACGAAGGATTGCCTTACCTGCTGCACTAGCTTTAACAGCAGATCCAATTGCATCTTTGATTGATACAGCTTTCATTGGCCATATAG GTGCAATTGAGCAGGCTGCTGTAGGAGTTTCAATTGCTGTATTCAATCAAGCATCTAAGATTGCAATATTTCCCCTAGTCAGCGTAACAACGTCTTTCGTTGCTGAGGAAGATGCGATCACGAAAGCAAGCCAAAACCTGCTAGGTGATGAAAGTGCGGAGCAGAATGAAGGAGATGCTGAAGCACTGGAAAACGAGTCACCATCAAACAGTGAAAGAAAAAGTCTAATACCTAAAAATG ATTCTGAAGGGATTCTATGCAAGTCTGAAAACATTGCTACTAGctttgaaataatgaaatctaAGCCCGAAAAGAGACACATTCCTTCCGCCTCGTCTGCATTGATCATTGGTGCTATCCTTGGTGTCGTCCAAGCAGCATTTCTAATTGCTGGAGCAGAACCTGTACTAAAATTCATGGGGGTCAAACCT GGCTCATCTATGTCAAAACCAGCAGAAGATTACCTGAGATTGAGGTCACTTGGTGCACCAGCAGTTCTCCTCTCATTAGCCATGCAAGGGGTATTTCGAGGATTTAAAGACACAAAAACTCCACTCTTTGCAACTG TGGCTGGCGATTTGGCAAATATAATTTTGGACCCTATATTCATCTTTGTTTTTCGCCTCGGTGTCAGAGGTGCTGCAATCGCTCATGTAATTTCTCA GTACCTAATTTCAGTTATACTGTTTTGGAGACTAGTGGAAAAGGTTGATATCGTACCTCCTACACTCAAGTATCTTCAGTTCAGTCGATTTCTTACCAATG GCTTCCTTTTGTTAGTGAGGGTCATAGCAGCAACATTCTGTGTAACATTAGCTGCATCATTGGCTGCAAGGTTAGGACCGACACAAATGGCTGCATTTCAGGTCTGCTTGCAGGTTTGGCTAGCTACATCTCTTCTAGCTGATGGGTTAGCTGTAGCTGGGCAG GCAATACTAGCAAGTTCATTTGCTCAAAAGGACTTCAGTAGGTGTACTGCAGCAGCATCAAGGGTATTACAG TTGGGAGTAGTTTTAGGGTTGGTACTAGCACTCATTCTTGGAGTTGGTTTACACTTTGGAGCAAGAGTCTTTACAAAAGATGTCCATGTCCTGCACCTAATTGGCATTGGCGTTCCG TTTGTCGCTGCAACCCAACCAATCAATTGCCTCGCCTTTGTCTTTGATGGTGTAAACTTTGGCGTATCCGACTTTTCATATTCTGCATACTCGATG CTTACGCTGGCTCTTTTCAGCATTGTGTTCCTGCTCATTCTTTCATCAAGTTTTGGATATATTGGAATTTGGGTAGCTCTAACCATCTATATGAGCCTACGAGCTTTAGCTGGCTTCGGGAG GATAGGCACAGGGACAGGCCCATGGAAGTTCCTCAGGAGCTGA